From the Argentina anserina chromosome 3, drPotAnse1.1, whole genome shotgun sequence genome, the window aaatctTATCTGTCTGAACACCTGGCCAGGCAAGCCCTTCACAACTCTGATGTCCAAATTACTTGTACACATTAATGATTAATGAGAGGCTCATTATAATACAAGACCATTCCCTTTATAAGCACATCATCTCCCTCTTCTCTATTGCATTGTTTTCAGCTGGcattttcttgtttacaaaGAGATCTGTAAAATGGAGGGTGACAACAATTTTAGTAAAATTAGCCAGCTAGAGAACAGTCCCTTCTCAATGATGGCTCCATCAACCCTTCCCCTATCCCCTTCTGGTTTATCTCAAGTGTGGAAACGACCTTATTCGATGAACCATTTTGAAAATGAGGAAGGCAATGAAGGAGCCGCGACTCATTTCCAGCCCTTGGATACCCAGACCACCACCGGTGCCCTTAACCCTACTCATACCGCCACCACTAACCCTACCCCTACCGTCATCCCTACCCCAACCccttccaccaccaccactgaAGTTGAAGCAATAAAGGATAAGGGAAAGAAACACCAGGAAGAATATTCTAATAGCTGTGATGCTGAGACTGCTGACCAATGTAATGAGAATAAAACTGTAACTGTCAAACCTAAGGAGGAAATAGACGACACTCCGATTGGTGGTCTTCTTCAGATTAGAGTAGGTCGAAATACAGCTCCTGAGTCACTGGATCCGAGAAGGCTCAAGAGGTAATAATAATATACTCACCTGATAAATTATTATACTTAAGGAGTTAAGGATATTATGTTGGATATATTGCTATATATTTGAGATGTTATGTTTGATATATACATTTTTTCTTATTGTAGGATCTATTCAAACCGGGTTTCGGCTCAAAAGTCTAGATTAAAGAAGCTTCAATACACTGTTGATATGGAAAATAAGGCTAGAGTTCTGGAGGTAATCAAACGTACAATTCAGATCTATATTATCCTCAAACATTGATTGAACTCCGAAACGGGATGATCGAGTCTAGCTATCACTTTGATACTTCCCTTATTACATCAATAACGAAtgtttcaaattaatttttcTGTGTACGTGTAGGCTCGAGTAGCTGTGCTAAGTCCTCAAGTTGAGTTCTTCAAAAACCACAATAATTCTCTGCAAATGGAACGAGTTGCGCTGAAAGAAGCGATTTCTGCTTGCGCGATAAAGAAGTTACATAACGATGGTTTGTAACCGTACCTTTTATCCGAGTGTTTCATCATTTTTCAACACCTAATTTATATGAAAACAGGCTAATTTAATTTGGAGTACGTACTTTGGGGTGAATATATTATAGAAAGTACtttgttaattaatttataatttggttCACAGCTCtaattgaagaaaacaaaaaagaggtGCAGAAATGGAGGTTACTGCATTGGAAGAATCTTGAACAGCAGAAAATTCAAATGCAAGcaagcatgtttatgaataTGGATGGTGCAGGGCCAATGGACCCGAAGATGGTGAACAACCCAGGTTTCATTCAATCTAAGCTGGAAAAGATGTTATTTAATCCATACTCAATAAAAGGTATAACCCAGGCCAACCTAAATTCCAAGTTCTCACCAATTTTGCGGTATATTGCATCTTGATATGTCACAGTCCCGAATTTTCAAGTGATAAACTTGAAATCGAAACCatgaaaaattctaaaacaaactcaaatataatgaaatcatcttatagtcacagtgtatcgtaactgagttcatagtatgTCTCAGTCAATTTGATTATAACaaaaccagtttataattcaagtattgtaacaaatgaaaatgtaaaatctTCTCATTTTTCACcacaaaaatagaaataataaacttcgaaaatcttcagagtagccttccaattctgctaatccacacatgcataACTATCACATACATCATCGAAtatgtgcaccgggattgtaaacacaaacccggtaagctttgcagctcgtatgaataATTCAACAATATAACACGCATagtatacaaaagaaaatactgaagatatttaattataaatgcactcataagtcacaggacgacccatctggatgtccaataatatctgaaaatataagtactcatgagacattaggcaacccatctgtttaaccaaattacatttataatacgggtactcatgagacccaggtactcatcttttacccctcatgcagtacgtcGTCAGATACTGGGCAACGCATATGTTACtcaatatcacaaaaatatgggtactcatgagacccaggtaacacatctgttactcctcatgcagtacaccggcagacatactagaactctaactgaatcgtaactatCACCCGGCCAAGGTTTGGTTCCAatactgccaacacgtccaaagacaggaaaaaaaaacgttttaacaagactcaaagttaaaaccacgtacattaacaatccacacatgttattgtacaacaaccaagcgactcatgcacaaataaaatcaatatTAGTGCTATAATAAAACTCATTGGAAATAAGAAgtgacattatataatatagcaacccatatatatgtatcgtatttaccatttatatacatacacaacccactatatcatatacatgtcatagttcggtcttttaaataaaacgtaaatatgaatcaccgccaatggtagattcgtcatagtaagatttactcaccttattttcctgagcgtaatttccacaataccgaaagcaaatccttcactttttttgtcgatcacctagttgtataataaagtggttagaaacattacgtaaaacctcagatGCCAAATCAATACTACTGTTTACTGTTCAACAAATTATGGTTTTTACGTAATAGTTATTCACATAAATACTGTTCACATATCACTGTTCATATgaatactatttacgtattaatGTACACTAATGTACTGTTTCATTGTAATTACTATTCAggtaaatactaatcaccgatttactattcagaaatttatttttacaattactgctCAGAAATCACTTTTATGAATTACTGtataaaattacattttacaTTTTGTaatgtacataaattacttttatcatttactgtacacaaattatttttacaatttactgtacaga encodes:
- the LOC126787478 gene encoding basic leucine zipper 34-like produces the protein MEGDNNFSKISQLENSPFSMMAPSTLPLSPSGLSQVWKRPYSMNHFENEEGNEGAATHFQPLDTQTTTGALNPTHTATTNPTPTVIPTPTPSTTTTEVEAIKDKGKKHQEEYSNSCDAETADQCNENKTVTVKPKEEIDDTPIGGLLQIRVGRNTAPESLDPRRLKRIYSNRVSAQKSRLKKLQYTVDMENKARVLEARVAVLSPQVEFFKNHNNSLQMERVALKEAISACAIKKLHNDALIEENKKEVQKWRLLHWKNLEQQKIQMQASMFMNMDGAGPMDPKMVNNPGFIQSKLEKMLFNPYSIKGITQANLNSKFSPILRYIAS